One genomic region from Epinephelus moara isolate mb chromosome 8, YSFRI_EMoa_1.0, whole genome shotgun sequence encodes:
- the LOC126394262 gene encoding uncharacterized protein LOC126394262 — translation MDEGPVSGGRGPGAKGVGRSGVTSWPCEERAENRRSTAVQVSDHLVERHIQLRTRTRQQESMRRTRRHSQTLLQDLCYRGVHGGDRDTPIPAQPGRDAKMIHSIASLIRAKSKLLLLENPDTVEIYKLDDSTTRPGRTAKDDVYLPAITAKASSLTSLRGALSQSCPYLYDKRRGSFSSVTSQRTGALPKRQSTLKAQKEAKKSNVTVTMTYLGQGRRGSGLGSTQDELKVLQQVNGGENICVFKGLVTPGEQFHFVSQRHRGFPFSATLYVNGIMVARISSCCEYRYAPGFQQGRKSCFRLAWLAGGIPCYRCTSLRNKYSSCQQLNNGTKENLILPPEPGPGNGTIESCPSSPLFIPAKPEKKSTRRSRKHIKEGGGGSTDSEDPAVAGIKETSKKKRRKGQTNQKESKGKTAGNKREEGRDKKGSEVSRRSTVTEKCEARVSSATQEQQQQKTTRDVTALQTEQPRSNKTSKVLDSLQDEEALTKQNGEEQKEPGSNGKNRDGERLKDFYEECVEMSAALERGPNKHNWFKANILERCRLQKRLSSCPKAPGSDVECSAESDTVLQPDGEPEEEEDTASQSAGKEEPVKEQDLQAQLDAMMTVLSTSDEVEQLVLRNTDLTDDLLLSLAGALKSSPSEVTLLNLNLNLIGPYGAHILLDVLRVKPQVRGLHLFGNKLRDHGVLTLLNGIAELQEQTARTAAAIQQATLFPSEQNMLLQLPTGWNSFRVFALLELDIGGNGLSSDGVKVLASYMRHHSYLQYLGLAQTSGADLAAWKELFDSLRGNGSLTQIILDENNLGDPGVRLLADMLKENVSLQQVDLDRNGISDVGGNDIMGALLCRTQFPLRHLSLQENNISVGLMSRIQEELCKSLVYPTSRLMSAGISSSSPVTSE, via the exons ATGGATGAGGGACCAGTGTCAGGAGGCAGGGGGCCCGGTGCCAAAGGTGTCGGCCGCTCAGGTGTCACCAGCTGGCCGTgtgaagagagagcagagaacAGGAGATCAACAGCTGTGCAGGTATCAGATCACCTAGTGGAAAGACACATTCAGCTCCGTACGCGGACGAGACAACAG GAATCAATGAGAAGAACCAGGAGACACAGCCAGACTCTCCTCCAGGATCTCTGTTATAGAGGGGTCCATGGAGGAGACAGAGATACTCCT ATCCCAGCTCAGCCTGGCAGAGACGCTAAAATGATCCACTCCATTGCCAGTCTGATCAGAGCCAAGAGCAAACTCCTCCTCCTTGAAAATCCTGACACTGTGGAGATCTATAAG CTGGATGATTCAACGACCCGTCCTGGAAGAACTGCTAAAGACGATGTTTACCTCCCAGCAATCACAGCAAAGGCATCAAGCCTCACCTCACTGAGAGGTGCTCTGAGTCAGTCCTGTCCTTACCTGTATGACAAAAGAAGAGGATCTTTCTCCTCAGTGACCTCTCAGAGAACTGGAGCTCTCCCTAAAAGACAG AGTACCCTGAAGGCACAAAAAGAGGCAAAGAAATCCAACGTTACTGTAACAATGACCTACCTGGGACAAGGTCGTCGGGGGTCGGGGCTGGGGTCGACCCAGGATGAGCTGAAGGTGCTCCAGCAAGTCAACGGAGGGGAGAATATCTGTGTCTTCAAAGGCTTGGTGACGCCAGGAG AGCAGTTCCACTTTGTctctcagagacacagaggTTTCCCCTTCAGCGCCACTTTGTACGTTAACGGCATCATGGTGGCCAGAATCAGTTCCTGCTGCGAGTACCGCTACGCTCCCGGCTTCCAGCAGGGCAGGAAGAGCTGCTTCAGATTGGCTTGGCTCGCTGGTGGGATACCCTGCTACAG aTGTACAAGTCTCCGAAACAAATACAGCTCCTGCCAGCAGCTGAACAACGGCACAAAAGAGAACTTAATTCTCCCTCCAGAGCCGGGCCCTGGCAATG GCACCATCGAGTCATGTCCGTCATCCCCTCTGTTTATCCCAGCCAAACCAGAGAAGAAATCAACAAGGAGGTCAAGAAAACACATCAAGGAAGGCGGCGGAGGATCCACAGACAGCGAAGACCCCGCTGTTGCAGGGATTAAAGAGACCTCCAAGAAGAAACGACGCAAGGGTCAAACTAATCAGAAAGAGAGCAAAGGCAAGACAGCCGGAAATAAGAGGGAAGAGGGACGGGACAAAAAGGGCTCGGAGGTCTCGCGGAGGTCAACGGTGACAGAAAAATGTGAAGCCAGAGTGTCGTCTGCCACACaagagcagcaacagcagaaaACAACCAGAGATGTCACGGCACTGCAGACAGAGCAGCCGCGATCCAACAAGACAAGCAAAGTTCTCG attcaTTGCAGGATGAGGAAGCACTGACTAAGCAGAATGGAGAGGAACAGAAGGAACCGGGATCAAATGGGAAAAACAGAGATGGGGAAAGACTGAAGGACTTCTATGAAGAATGTGTGGAAATGAGCGCTGCGCTGGAGCGGGGCCCAAACAAACATAACTGGTTCAAGGCAAACA TCCTGGAGAGGTGCCGGCTCCAAAAGAGGCTGTCATCGTGCCCCAAAGCTCCAGGCTCAGATGTGGAGTGCAGTGCAGAAAGTGACACGGTCCTGCAGCCTGATGGAGAgccagaggaagaagaggacacGGCCAGCCAGAGTGCTGGCAAAGAAGAGCCTGTGAAAGAACAAGACCTGCAGGCGCAG CTGGACGCCATGATGACGGTGCTGAGCACATCAGATGAGGTGGAGCAGCTGGTTCTGAGGAACACAGATCTGACAGACGACCTTCTGCTGAGCCTGGCGGGGGCCCTGAAGAGCAGCCCGTCCGAGGTCACGCTGCTCAACCTCAACCTCAACCTCATTGGCCCGTACGGTGCTCACATCCTGCTGGACGTTCTGAGAGTGAAGCCTCAGGTCAGAGGCTTACA cctgTTTGGAAACAAACTGCGTGACCATGGAGTGCTGACCTTGCTGAATGGAATAGCTGAGCTACAGGAGCAAACGGCGAGAACTGCTGCTGCCATCCAACAGGCCACGCTCTTCCCTTCGGAGCAGAacatgctgctgcagctcccCACCGGGTGGAACTCTTTCAGGGTTTTTGCGCTTCTAGAGCTGGATATCGGGGGAAATGGCTTGAGCAGTGACGGGGTGAAAGTGCTAGCATCGTACATGAGGCACCACTCGTATCTTCAGTATTTGGGGCTGGCGCAGACTAGTGGCGCTGATCTGGCGGCGTGGAAGGAACTTTTCGACAGCCTGAGAGGAAACGGCTCACTGACTCAGATTATCTTAGATGAGAACAACTTGGGGGACCCGGGTGTCAGGCTGCTGGCCGACATGCTCAAAGAGAATGTGAGTCTGCAGCAGGTGGATCTGGACAGAAACGGCATCAGTGACGTAGGAGGAAATGACATCATGGGGGCGTTGCTTTGCAGGACGCAGTTCCCGCTAAGGCATCTGAGCCTTCAGGAGAACAACATCAGTGTGGGACTAATGAGTAGGATACAGGAGGAG ctcTGCAAAAGTctggtgtaccccacctctcgcctgatgtcagctgggatcagCTCCAGCTCTCCTGTGACCTCTGAATAG